GCTGTGGATGATGTACCTGAATGGCATGTGCATAGTTTTTGGTCATAACTGTACGGACAAAGTTTCTGGCATCAGTATTGAGGAAAGAATTTAAAAACGTATGGGCTTCTTTTAGATTTGCCATAATTTGGTAAAGTTTTTTCCAACACAACTTGCATAAAGTACTAAATTGCCAAAGAATAATAGTTAAGCTAACAGTTTTTACTTAAGGTTAATATTTACACCAGACTCGCTCAAACCAGAATTTTTTTATGAATCTGATTTTTTTTGAAGTACCTAGGTACAGAGATAATCTTAAGCCTTTTACACTCACCCGTCCTATTGCGGAAATCAGGCTGGGCATACTCAGTCTTGCTGAAAAATGGGAAAAGCATCTAAAAGTAGAGGTGCTGAATAATGGTTATTTTACTGATCAATATTTGCAGGCTAAGTTTCCTTTGCATAGTGCAGAACATAGCATTTGCATAAATGCGAGTTTGTGCCCCAGCCCGGCTTTAGTTGAAGCTATAAATCAGCTCAAAGAAGGACAACTACTAGAAAAGGACGGAGAACTACTGGCTATTTGTCCAACCTCTGCACATACTTCTACTTTAGGAGAATTAAGACATGAGGTTTACACAGAAAAGTTTGCTAAGCTTATAGCTATGGTGGAAACTTACGAAAAGCAAAGCTACACCGAGCATGCCTTTTTGCTTACTCAGCCCTGGCAGATATTTTTAGAAAATGGAGAGCAGATAAAAGCAGACTATCAGCTCATTGCTACAGGCCGTACTTCTGCCAACATTGAAGACCCACATACCATCTATTATGGCAAGCCCGAAGATATTTTTATTGAAGAAGGGGTATCTATCCGAGCTTCTATTCTAAATGCGGAAAATGGTCCCATCTATTTAGGAAAAGGAGCTACCATACACGAAAATGGGGTAATTAAAGGTCCCTTTGCTATGTTAGAAAATTCTCATGTCAATATAGGTAGTAAAATCAGGGAGGCTACTACCATTGGCCCTCACTCTAAACTGGGAGGCGAGGTAAAAAACGTAGTCGTATTTGGCAATAGCAACAAAGGACACGAAGGCTTTTTGGGTAATTCTGTGATTGGCGAATGGTGCAACTTCGGCGCAGATACTAATGCTTCCAACTTAAAAAATAACTATAAGCCCGTTAAGATCTGGAACTATGGCACTCACCGGTACGAAGATACAGGAGAGCTTTTTTGTGGCTTACTTATGGGTGATCATAGCAAATGTGGCATCAACACTATGTTCAATACAGGTACAGTAGTAGGTGTGTTTGCTAATATTTTCGGCACCGGTTATCCTGAAAAATTTATTCCTAGTTTTAGTTGGGGGGCAGTTACAGAAACAGCACCCTACCGAATAGAAAAAGCATTGGAAGTAGCCAGAGATGTACTCAAACGCCGTGGTATTACATTATCTGAACAGGAAGCGGATATTCTCCGATATATCTATGAGCACCGAACTCATGAGACGCAGCCCTGACAAAACATATGCTTTATATGTTACTGCTCTGTGTTTTGTCACAGATTAAGAGGGAATTAAAACCTAAATATTACATTTCAAAATTTAGTTATACTCCAGGTTTTTATAGTCCTATTGGACCGCATTTTCTCGCATTGCTTTTGTTATCACTTCATTGATTTTAGATAAATATTTTTCTGTAAATCTTAAAAAATTATGTGTGGAATAGTTGCTTATACAGGACATCGTCAGGCTCACGAAGTAGTCATTAAAGGGCTAAAGCGTCTTGAGTACCGTGGGTACGATAGTGCTGGTATTGCCTTGATTAATGGTGAGTTGAATGTTTACAAAAAGAAAGGAAAAGTATCTGAGCTTGAGAACCATCTTCAGCAATCATTAA
This window of the Porifericola rhodea genome carries:
- a CDS encoding putative sugar nucleotidyl transferase is translated as MNLIFFEVPRYRDNLKPFTLTRPIAEIRLGILSLAEKWEKHLKVEVLNNGYFTDQYLQAKFPLHSAEHSICINASLCPSPALVEAINQLKEGQLLEKDGELLAICPTSAHTSTLGELRHEVYTEKFAKLIAMVETYEKQSYTEHAFLLTQPWQIFLENGEQIKADYQLIATGRTSANIEDPHTIYYGKPEDIFIEEGVSIRASILNAENGPIYLGKGATIHENGVIKGPFAMLENSHVNIGSKIREATTIGPHSKLGGEVKNVVVFGNSNKGHEGFLGNSVIGEWCNFGADTNASNLKNNYKPVKIWNYGTHRYEDTGELFCGLLMGDHSKCGINTMFNTGTVVGVFANIFGTGYPEKFIPSFSWGAVTETAPYRIEKALEVARDVLKRRGITLSEQEADILRYIYEHRTHETQP